A DNA window from Enterobacter asburiae contains the following coding sequences:
- a CDS encoding AAA family ATPase: MINTLHIQNYRSIRDMSLELEQLNIVFGPNGTGKSNIYKAIHLMHSAAQGQFSQALANEGGILKVFWAGKTRSDQLRRMNLAVETETYEYELQVGFVEKLPYPSQFQLDPVIKEESIWLSGQHRRPSSQLMKRKNQAVFLNNVHHEKVTHSGTLYENESVFGQLGEPHLYPEVSQMRESLRNWRFYHEFSVSIGSAMRAPQVGFRSPVLASDGANLAAAFQTIVEIGDELLLMRILDQAFPGCVFYSDNAGGRFRMMMQREGLSRPLEPAEFSDGTLRFLCLAVALLSPRPPAFIALNEPENSLHPQMLPALASLIAEASRYSQIWLTSHSPELAKLIEKQRSFSLYQLSMVEGETRVERLG, from the coding sequence GTGATCAACACCCTGCACATTCAAAACTACCGATCCATCCGCGACATGTCGCTGGAGCTGGAGCAGCTCAACATCGTCTTCGGGCCGAACGGCACCGGGAAATCCAATATTTACAAGGCGATACACCTGATGCACAGCGCCGCCCAGGGGCAATTTTCCCAGGCGCTGGCAAACGAGGGCGGCATTCTGAAGGTGTTCTGGGCAGGCAAAACCCGCAGCGACCAGCTGCGGCGGATGAATCTGGCGGTGGAAACAGAGACCTACGAATACGAGCTGCAGGTCGGGTTTGTGGAGAAGCTGCCCTATCCCTCGCAGTTTCAGCTCGATCCGGTGATCAAAGAGGAGTCTATCTGGCTGAGCGGCCAGCACCGTCGGCCTTCGTCACAGCTGATGAAGCGTAAGAACCAGGCAGTATTTCTCAACAACGTGCATCACGAGAAAGTGACCCACAGCGGCACGCTGTACGAGAACGAATCGGTGTTCGGGCAGCTCGGCGAACCGCATCTTTACCCGGAAGTGTCGCAGATGCGCGAGTCCCTGCGTAACTGGCGCTTTTATCATGAGTTTTCTGTATCAATCGGCTCGGCGATGCGCGCCCCGCAGGTCGGCTTCCGCTCCCCGGTGCTGGCCAGCGACGGTGCCAACCTGGCGGCCGCGTTTCAGACTATCGTCGAGATCGGCGACGAGCTGCTGCTGATGCGCATCCTTGACCAGGCCTTCCCCGGCTGCGTGTTTTATAGCGACAACGCCGGCGGACGTTTTCGCATGATGATGCAGCGCGAGGGTCTTAGCAGGCCGCTGGAACCGGCGGAGTTCTCCGACGGCACCCTGCGCTTTCTGTGCCTGGCGGTAGCGCTGTTAAGCCCGCGCCCACCGGCGTTTATCGCGTTGAACGAACCGGAAAACAGCCTGCACCCGCAGATGCTTCCCGCGCTGGCGAGCTTAATCGCCGAGGCCAGCCGCTACTCGCAGATCTGGCTCACCAGCCACTCGCCGGAGCTGGCGAAGTTGATTGAGAAACAGCGATCGTTTTCGCTGTATCAACTGTCAATGGTGGAGGGGGAGACGCGGGTGGAGAGGCTGGGGTAG
- a CDS encoding YbgA family protein, protein MTTKPVLGISGCLTGSAVRFDGGHKRMGFVMDELAQWVNFRPVCPEMAIGLPTPRPAIRLTLTDSGETQLRFSKPPHDDLTQKMVDFTADYLPKIGDLSGFIVCAKSPSCGLERVRLYDENGNRGRKEGVGLFTAALLETYPWLPVEEDGRLHDPVLRENFIERVFALHELNTLRAKGLTRRGLLDFHSRYKLQLLAHHQAGYREIGPFVASLHEWEDLDAFFVAYREKLMTILKKPASRKNHTNVLMHIQGYFRNQLNTRQRGELRDVILHYRNGQLPILAPITLLKHYLAEYPDRYLMTQNYFDPYPDDLGLRLAVK, encoded by the coding sequence ATGACAACGAAACCTGTGCTCGGTATTAGCGGATGTTTGACCGGATCCGCCGTTCGCTTTGACGGCGGACACAAGCGTATGGGCTTCGTCATGGATGAGCTGGCCCAGTGGGTGAATTTCAGGCCCGTCTGCCCGGAAATGGCTATCGGTCTCCCGACGCCTCGTCCGGCCATACGCCTGACGCTGACGGACAGCGGCGAAACGCAGCTCCGTTTCAGCAAGCCGCCTCATGATGACCTCACGCAGAAAATGGTCGACTTTACGGCGGACTATCTGCCAAAAATCGGCGATCTGTCGGGATTTATCGTCTGTGCAAAATCCCCAAGCTGCGGCCTGGAACGCGTGCGGCTGTACGATGAAAACGGCAACCGGGGCCGCAAGGAGGGCGTCGGGCTGTTCACCGCCGCCCTTCTTGAAACCTACCCGTGGCTGCCCGTCGAGGAAGACGGTCGGCTGCACGACCCGGTGCTGCGGGAAAACTTTATCGAGCGGGTATTTGCCCTGCACGAGCTAAACACGCTGCGCGCTAAAGGTCTGACGCGCCGTGGGCTGCTGGATTTTCACAGCCGCTATAAGCTTCAGCTACTGGCGCACCATCAGGCAGGCTACCGCGAAATAGGCCCGTTCGTTGCCTCGCTGCACGAGTGGGAAGACCTGGACGCCTTCTTCGTGGCGTACCGGGAAAAACTGATGACCATCCTGAAAAAACCCGCCTCGCGGAAGAATCACACCAACGTGCTGATGCATATCCAGGGGTATTTCCGTAACCAGCTGAACACCCGCCAGCGCGGCGAGCTGCGCGACGTGATCCTGCACTATCGCAACGGACAGTTGCCTATTCTCGCCCCGATCACGCTGCTGAAGCACTACCTGGCCGAATACCCCGACCGGTATCTGATGACGCAAAACTACTTTGATCCCTATCCTGATGATTTGGGTCTGCGTCTGGCAGTCAAGTGA
- the uraH gene encoding hydroxyisourate hydrolase → MKKTAPLLILASMAFAPAAFSAPAGTLSVHILDQQTGMPPSDVTVTLEKQQQDKWTPIASGKTDHDGRIKSLYPQDQDMQPGVYKVTFKTAEYFHGKKLDSFFPEIPVLFTVTRTNEKLHIPLLLSQYGYSTYKGS, encoded by the coding sequence ATGAAAAAAACTGCCCCTCTGCTGATCCTGGCCTCGATGGCCTTTGCCCCTGCTGCCTTTAGCGCCCCTGCCGGCACGCTGAGCGTCCACATTCTCGACCAGCAAACCGGGATGCCGCCATCAGACGTGACCGTTACGCTGGAGAAACAGCAGCAGGACAAATGGACCCCGATTGCCAGCGGTAAAACCGACCACGACGGCCGCATCAAATCGCTCTATCCGCAGGATCAGGACATGCAGCCTGGCGTGTATAAAGTGACCTTCAAAACCGCAGAGTACTTCCACGGCAAAAAGCTGGACTCCTTCTTCCCGGAGATCCCGGTGCTGTTTACCGTGACCCGCACCAACGAGAAGCTGCACATCCCGCTTCTGCTGAGCCAGTACGGTTACTCGACCTACAAGGGCAGTTAA
- a CDS encoding MerR family transcriptional regulator, producing MAYSIGEFARLSGITATTLRAWQRRYGLLKPQRTEGGHRQYSDEDVQQALKILDWVKKGVPIGQVKPLLERPMPGRTNNWQTLQQNMLQRLQDGKVESLRQMIYDAGREYPRPELVANVLRPLRSQVSANVAAAMTLRAILDGIIIAYTSFCLEGDKKAPGDNILLSGWHLNDPCEIWLEALTRTGQGHRIDILPVPPDALAPEIFPERKWLLVTSGKLTAGRKKQVEQWQQQVSLEVIIL from the coding sequence ATGGCTTACTCCATCGGCGAATTCGCCAGACTCAGCGGCATCACCGCCACCACCCTGCGGGCGTGGCAGCGTCGCTATGGTTTACTCAAGCCACAGCGCACGGAAGGCGGCCACCGCCAGTACAGCGACGAGGACGTCCAGCAGGCGCTCAAAATCCTCGACTGGGTAAAAAAAGGCGTCCCGATCGGCCAGGTCAAACCGCTGCTGGAGCGCCCGATGCCGGGACGGACCAACAACTGGCAAACCCTGCAGCAGAACATGCTGCAACGTCTGCAGGACGGCAAGGTCGAGTCCCTGCGCCAGATGATTTACGACGCCGGACGCGAATACCCAAGGCCGGAGCTGGTCGCGAACGTGCTGCGCCCGCTGCGCAGCCAGGTCTCGGCCAACGTCGCCGCCGCCATGACCCTGCGCGCGATCCTCGACGGCATCATCATCGCCTACACCTCGTTTTGCCTCGAAGGCGATAAAAAAGCGCCGGGCGATAATATTTTGCTCAGCGGCTGGCACCTGAACGACCCGTGCGAGATCTGGCTCGAAGCCTTAACGCGCACCGGGCAGGGCCACCGAATCGACATCCTGCCGGTTCCGCCTGACGCGCTGGCACCGGAAATTTTCCCGGAGCGCAAATGGCTTCTGGTCACCAGCGGCAAACTCACCGCCGGGCGGAAAAAACAGGTGGAGCAGTGGCAGCAGCAGGTATCGCTTGAAGTGATTATCCTCTGA
- a CDS encoding lipocalin family protein, producing MKLWPVVTGVAIALTLVACKSPTPPKGVQPISGFDASRYLGKWYEVARLENRFERGLEQVTATYGKRSDGGISVLNRGYDPVKNKWNESEGKAYFTGEPTTAALKVSFFGPFYGGYNVIRLDDKYQYALVSGPNRDYLWILSRTPTIPDAVKQDYLNTARGLGFRTDQLVWVKQ from the coding sequence ATGAAGCTATGGCCTGTAGTGACCGGTGTTGCCATTGCGCTGACGCTGGTCGCCTGTAAATCCCCCACGCCGCCGAAGGGCGTGCAGCCGATTTCCGGTTTTGACGCCAGCCGCTATCTTGGCAAATGGTACGAGGTCGCCCGTCTGGAAAACCGCTTTGAACGCGGGCTGGAGCAGGTAACCGCCACCTACGGCAAGCGCAGCGACGGCGGCATCAGCGTGCTCAACCGGGGCTACGATCCGGTGAAGAACAAGTGGAACGAGAGCGAAGGCAAAGCGTACTTTACCGGCGAGCCAACCACCGCCGCGCTGAAGGTGTCCTTCTTCGGCCCGTTCTACGGCGGCTATAACGTGATCAGGCTGGACGATAAGTACCAGTACGCCCTGGTCAGCGGCCCGAACCGCGACTACCTGTGGATCCTGTCACGCACGCCAACCATTCCGGATGCGGTGAAGCAGGATTACCTGAACACCGCGCGCGGTCTGGGCTTCCGAACCGATCAGCTGGTGTGGGTGAAGCAGTAG
- a CDS encoding fimbrial protein, translating to MRLAFLLGGLLFCASVQALDWKSDITLSPQPMTYSGPADSVVPGSIIGSTWSATASVQQVFWCGLIFTCNKGTLQPSSSAISSGATVTVDGANYTIFETGVPGVGYIIGLKDFKSTQYIPLQTGITQSYPAEGTSGFAQDLGWSAKVTFIKTGAALKSGVYNIPTINAAVLTAYNNETKTAQVIISPTTITVTASGCTVGSKNASVALGTIDIRTLPTVGSTSPSGTFTVGLTCDANVAVHAVMTDQTTPSNTSSVVTLTGDSTASGVGVQFFYNGSGPLTMGPDSSAAGATGQFFIQSTTAAQTLTLPFQAQYIRTGELVPGSANALASITFSYQ from the coding sequence ATGCGTTTAGCGTTTCTTCTCGGCGGATTACTTTTCTGTGCCAGCGTGCAGGCTCTGGACTGGAAATCGGACATTACGCTCTCGCCTCAGCCGATGACCTACAGCGGGCCAGCGGATTCCGTGGTGCCGGGCAGCATTATCGGCTCGACCTGGAGCGCCACCGCCAGCGTGCAGCAGGTGTTCTGGTGCGGGCTTATTTTTACCTGCAACAAAGGCACGCTGCAGCCCAGCAGCAGCGCCATCTCAAGCGGTGCGACGGTCACCGTCGACGGCGCGAATTACACCATTTTTGAGACCGGCGTACCGGGCGTGGGGTATATCATCGGGCTGAAGGATTTTAAGAGTACACAATATATTCCGCTGCAAACCGGTATCACGCAAAGCTACCCGGCAGAGGGCACCAGTGGGTTTGCCCAGGATCTGGGATGGTCTGCAAAGGTCACCTTTATTAAAACCGGTGCAGCCCTGAAATCCGGCGTCTATAACATCCCGACCATCAACGCCGCGGTGCTCACCGCCTATAACAACGAAACGAAAACGGCGCAGGTCATCATCAGCCCGACCACCATCACGGTGACCGCCAGCGGGTGTACGGTCGGCAGCAAAAACGCCAGCGTGGCGCTGGGCACCATTGATATTCGCACCCTGCCCACGGTGGGAAGCACGTCGCCATCAGGGACGTTTACCGTCGGCCTGACCTGCGACGCGAACGTGGCGGTTCACGCGGTGATGACCGATCAGACCACGCCGTCGAACACCTCGTCGGTGGTGACCCTGACCGGAGACTCCACGGCGTCCGGCGTTGGGGTGCAGTTTTTCTACAACGGCAGCGGGCCGCTGACGATGGGGCCGGACAGCTCGGCCGCGGGTGCGACCGGCCAGTTCTTCATCCAGAGCACCACGGCGGCGCAGACGCTCACGTTACCGTTCCAGGCGCAGTACATCCGAACCGGCGAACTGGTCCCCGGCTCGGCCAACGCGCTGGCCAGCATTACGTTTTCCTACCAGTAG
- a CDS encoding fimbrial protein codes for MSVTLRIGCLALLLVFTLPVRGYDVLVSVTGNLIGNTCVVAQDSGEQNVPLGTIGIKQFSRAGAVSNIKTPFTLRLEACGPTFAGVKIRFSGTPDDANPQLLKIADGGATGVAVQILDKESVLIPLNTKTTAYGTAGDDSVQMTFYAQLVATATPVSAGDVSALATWTTEYL; via the coding sequence ATGTCAGTAACGCTTCGGATCGGCTGCCTTGCGCTGCTGCTGGTTTTCACGCTCCCCGTTCGCGGCTACGACGTGCTGGTCTCCGTCACCGGCAATTTGATCGGCAACACCTGCGTGGTGGCGCAGGACTCCGGGGAGCAAAACGTGCCGCTGGGCACCATTGGTATTAAACAGTTCAGCCGTGCCGGGGCCGTCAGCAATATCAAAACGCCCTTCACGCTCAGGCTTGAAGCGTGCGGGCCAACCTTTGCTGGCGTAAAAATTCGCTTCAGCGGTACGCCGGATGATGCCAATCCGCAGCTGCTGAAAATTGCCGACGGTGGCGCTACCGGCGTGGCGGTGCAGATCCTCGATAAAGAGAGCGTACTCATTCCCCTGAATACAAAGACCACCGCGTACGGAACGGCGGGGGATGACAGCGTACAGATGACCTTCTACGCGCAGCTGGTTGCCACCGCTACGCCGGTGAGCGCCGGTGATGTGTCAGCCCTCGCCACCTGGACAACGGAGTATCTATGA
- a CDS encoding fimbria/pilus outer membrane usher protein yields MKIKILCATVISLVIRQAVAAESELQFNPAFLNGESANSADLAWVNAGSALPPGDYNLNVYINTNYAFTGNVTFRLAEDGTGEALPCLTPEQFAALGIDSHQAKGGDLPLAQRCIFLTKAFADTQFDLDQKTLTLSFTVPQSAMRNLPRGYVSPESWEAGIPAVWLNYVVNGSNNEYRGETRTREQQLFASLNSGVNLGAWRLRDFTTWTKDSNELTHVQTWLQRDIHALRAQVYAGETYTSAQVFDSVGLRGIALKTDDNMLPASLSGYAPEVRGIARSNATVTVRQNGNIIYQTSVPPGAFVLKDLYPTSSGGDLAVTIQENDGSKTQYTLPFASVPNLVRNGQVKYALGAGKYRPTGNQDAPSFAQGELFYGWRYGLTFYGGAQFADRYNGLALGFGQNLGRFGAYSIDLTHARSQLADDRHYTGDSVRLRYSKLLNDIGTRVNFFSLRYSTKGFYTLSDTTYKGMSGGSPKQTVEDDGTVTTQYDTVYNLRMSRKAKNQLLLSQPMGQYGSLSLSWDQQTYWNTSNTTQSLQFAWNATFRNVSLGVSVQRSSSLYDDKKDNILSMSISVPLGNPTLSTRARFTTTHADSTGTTTSTGVSGYLPGEENLFYSVNQRYSSRQHYGGDATLQYEGAWGDYNLGYSYASDSRNLSYGISGGAVVHEDGLTLSQPLGNTNILVKAPGASNVAVLNHKGIKTDGRGYAVIPYATPYRVNQVALDVTTAGNDVELENAIANKTPTDGALVRATFTTHQGAKAMFIVRHGNDVLPFGTLVSLDDDKTSGIVGDGGSLYLSGLSEKGTLNAVWGRGSRQRCAITYALNKQNYNARTGLYSQEVVCQ; encoded by the coding sequence GTGAAAATAAAAATCCTGTGCGCCACGGTGATCTCCCTGGTGATTCGGCAAGCCGTGGCTGCTGAAAGCGAGCTGCAATTTAACCCCGCGTTCCTCAACGGCGAGAGCGCAAACAGCGCCGATCTCGCCTGGGTCAACGCCGGGAGCGCGTTGCCGCCGGGTGATTACAACCTCAACGTGTATATCAATACGAATTATGCGTTCACGGGAAACGTCACGTTCCGCCTTGCTGAAGACGGCACGGGTGAAGCGCTGCCCTGCCTCACGCCTGAACAATTCGCCGCGCTGGGCATCGATAGCCATCAGGCGAAGGGCGGCGACCTGCCGCTGGCGCAGCGCTGCATCTTCCTAACGAAGGCGTTTGCGGATACGCAGTTTGATCTGGACCAGAAGACGCTCACCCTGAGCTTCACCGTACCGCAAAGTGCGATGCGCAATTTGCCGCGCGGGTACGTCAGCCCGGAAAGCTGGGAGGCGGGCATTCCTGCCGTGTGGCTGAATTACGTGGTCAATGGCTCAAACAATGAGTATCGCGGCGAGACGCGCACGCGGGAGCAGCAGCTGTTTGCGAGCCTCAACAGCGGCGTCAACCTGGGCGCGTGGCGGCTGCGTGATTTCACCACGTGGACCAAAGACAGCAATGAGCTTACCCACGTGCAGACATGGCTGCAGCGCGATATTCACGCCCTGCGCGCGCAGGTGTATGCCGGGGAAACGTACACCTCGGCGCAGGTGTTCGACTCCGTGGGCCTGCGCGGTATCGCCCTGAAAACCGATGACAACATGCTGCCCGCCAGCCTCAGCGGCTATGCACCTGAAGTTCGCGGCATCGCGCGCAGCAACGCCACGGTCACGGTTCGCCAGAACGGCAACATCATCTATCAAACCTCCGTCCCGCCGGGGGCGTTTGTGCTGAAAGATCTCTACCCGACCTCCTCGGGAGGCGATCTGGCGGTCACCATTCAGGAGAACGACGGCAGCAAAACGCAATACACGCTCCCCTTTGCCAGCGTGCCGAACCTGGTGCGTAACGGACAGGTGAAATATGCCCTCGGCGCCGGGAAATACCGTCCGACGGGCAATCAGGACGCGCCCTCTTTCGCGCAGGGCGAGCTGTTCTACGGCTGGCGATACGGCCTGACGTTTTACGGCGGGGCGCAGTTTGCCGATCGCTATAACGGCCTGGCCCTCGGGTTTGGGCAAAACCTCGGCCGCTTTGGCGCCTACTCCATCGATCTGACCCACGCCCGCAGCCAGCTGGCGGACGATCGGCACTATACCGGTGATTCGGTGCGCCTGCGCTACAGCAAGCTGCTGAACGACATTGGCACGCGGGTGAATTTCTTCTCGCTGCGCTACTCCACGAAAGGGTTTTATACCCTCAGCGACACCACGTACAAAGGCATGTCGGGCGGATCGCCAAAGCAGACGGTGGAAGACGATGGCACCGTCACCACCCAATACGACACCGTGTACAACCTGCGCATGTCGCGTAAGGCAAAAAACCAGCTGCTGCTGTCGCAGCCGATGGGACAATACGGCTCGCTGTCACTGTCGTGGGATCAGCAGACCTACTGGAACACGTCAAATACCACGCAAAGCCTGCAGTTTGCGTGGAACGCCACGTTTCGCAACGTGTCGCTTGGCGTCAGCGTCCAGCGAAGCTCGAGCCTGTATGACGACAAGAAAGATAACATCCTGTCGATGTCGATTTCGGTCCCGCTGGGCAACCCGACGCTGTCGACCCGCGCGCGCTTTACCACGACCCATGCGGATTCCACCGGCACCACCACCAGCACGGGCGTGAGCGGCTACCTGCCGGGTGAGGAGAATCTGTTCTATAGCGTCAACCAGCGCTACAGCTCCCGACAGCACTACGGCGGCGATGCCACCCTGCAGTACGAAGGCGCGTGGGGAGACTACAACCTGGGCTACAGCTACGCCAGCGACTCCCGCAACCTCAGCTACGGCATCAGCGGCGGCGCGGTAGTGCATGAAGATGGCCTGACGCTGAGCCAGCCGCTCGGAAATACCAACATTCTGGTAAAAGCCCCGGGAGCCAGCAATGTCGCCGTGCTTAACCATAAGGGCATCAAAACGGACGGCCGTGGCTACGCGGTGATCCCGTACGCTACGCCGTACCGCGTTAACCAGGTCGCGCTGGACGTGACGACCGCCGGCAACGACGTGGAGCTGGAAAACGCCATCGCCAACAAAACGCCTACCGATGGCGCCCTGGTTCGCGCCACCTTCACCACGCACCAGGGGGCAAAAGCGATGTTTATCGTACGTCACGGCAACGACGTGCTCCCCTTCGGCACGCTGGTCTCGCTCGATGATGACAAAACCAGCGGCATCGTTGGCGATGGCGGCAGCCTGTATCTCTCCGGTTTGTCAGAGAAGGGCACGCTGAACGCCGTGTGGGGCCGCGGCAGCCGCCAGCGCTGCGCCATTACCTACGCCTTAAACAAGCAGAACTATAACGCCCGCACCGGTCTTTATTCTCAGGAGGTGGTATGTCAGTAA
- a CDS encoding molecular chaperone — MRVNTWICLAGALCSSAVYAGGVGLGATRMVYSSATSQAMMQVRNTHPDATFLIQSWMENEKGERTNDFAITPPLYVIKPASESAVKIMFNGKALPADRETLYWMTVKAIPQQAKSGAGNTLQFASANRIKVFYRPEGLSESPGEAWKKLAGAYRAGKVTLSNPTPYYLTTINVKIDGMPVQPVMVPPKGSVTLAETFSHAGSMSYQTINDYGAWTPATRASLSQ; from the coding sequence ATGCGCGTAAACACATGGATTTGCCTGGCGGGTGCGTTATGTTCCTCCGCCGTCTATGCCGGCGGCGTGGGGCTGGGCGCAACGCGAATGGTCTACTCCAGCGCCACCAGCCAGGCCATGATGCAGGTGAGAAACACCCATCCCGACGCTACGTTCCTCATCCAGTCGTGGATGGAGAATGAGAAAGGCGAACGCACCAACGACTTCGCGATCACACCGCCGCTGTACGTCATAAAACCGGCCAGCGAAAGCGCGGTGAAAATCATGTTTAACGGTAAAGCCCTGCCAGCGGATCGGGAGACGCTCTACTGGATGACGGTCAAAGCCATCCCCCAGCAGGCGAAAAGCGGCGCCGGGAATACGCTGCAGTTTGCGTCGGCTAACCGCATCAAGGTCTTTTATCGCCCGGAGGGACTCAGCGAGAGCCCGGGAGAGGCGTGGAAAAAACTGGCCGGTGCCTACCGCGCCGGAAAAGTCACGCTCAGCAACCCCACGCCGTACTACCTCACCACCATCAACGTGAAAATTGACGGTATGCCGGTGCAGCCGGTGATGGTGCCCCCGAAAGGCAGCGTGACCCTGGCCGAAACCTTCAGCCATGCGGGCAGCATGAGCTATCAGACCATTAACGATTACGGGGCATGGACCCCCGCCACGCGCGCGTCGTTATCCCAATAA
- a CDS encoding fimbrial protein, whose translation MKAQFNNKTLLAITIAALLPAGTALAAGTSGGTVNFSGKVVTSACAISAGSANIDVDMGEVRTATLKTAGSVASTAKAFAITLEDCEIADTSASTDENPIAATTVAVTFTGTPDTSDVNSLSVGANGSANSAQNVAIRLYDEQGNVVNLGEPAAAIPLRKGANTLNFSAKYYSPKGGATAGDASAVATYTVTYS comes from the coding sequence ATGAAAGCTCAATTCAATAATAAAACGCTGCTCGCTATCACTATTGCGGCATTACTGCCAGCGGGCACGGCCCTGGCTGCCGGCACCAGCGGCGGCACGGTGAACTTTAGCGGCAAAGTGGTGACCTCCGCCTGCGCCATCAGCGCAGGAAGCGCCAACATTGACGTGGATATGGGTGAAGTGCGTACCGCAACGCTGAAGACGGCAGGCAGCGTTGCCAGCACGGCAAAAGCGTTTGCCATCACCCTGGAAGATTGCGAAATCGCCGATACCTCAGCCTCTACGGATGAGAACCCGATTGCCGCCACAACCGTGGCCGTCACCTTCACCGGCACGCCGGACACTTCCGATGTTAATAGCTTGTCCGTCGGGGCAAACGGCAGCGCCAACTCTGCGCAAAACGTGGCTATTCGCCTTTATGACGAGCAGGGCAACGTGGTGAACCTGGGTGAACCTGCTGCGGCCATCCCTCTGCGTAAGGGTGCCAACACCCTGAACTTCAGCGCGAAATATTACTCGCCGAAGGGCGGCGCCACCGCGGGTGATGCCAGCGCCGTCGCAACCTACACCGTGACCTATTCGTAA
- a CDS encoding helix-turn-helix transcriptional regulator: MANKLNNTRHLNIALLGGDHFARQGIAALLKNIVPAMQITASIDNYMEIETILAAAPVDVIFLSGMEKYHAGYDCLKYIRKMKVLYPDVLICMYSAPANSWLWIRGEIDAYLSLQDPLYHWRASVLKMVDSRYRPLKKPTALSLTPGEWRVLKELRKGLDMRYIAETEQLSYRRVSALKSSAIRKLGLRNKTDLLVFLTS; encoded by the coding sequence ATGGCGAATAAGCTCAACAACACACGTCATTTAAATATCGCGCTATTGGGTGGAGATCACTTTGCGCGCCAGGGGATCGCCGCGTTATTAAAAAATATTGTCCCGGCTATGCAGATTACAGCATCGATCGATAATTACATGGAAATCGAAACGATACTCGCAGCCGCACCGGTAGACGTGATTTTTTTATCCGGCATGGAGAAATATCACGCGGGATATGACTGCCTGAAATATATCAGGAAGATGAAAGTCCTTTATCCCGACGTACTTATTTGCATGTATTCCGCACCGGCAAATTCCTGGCTGTGGATACGCGGTGAAATAGACGCCTATCTCTCGCTGCAGGACCCGCTTTATCACTGGCGAGCCAGCGTATTAAAAATGGTCGATAGCCGTTATCGCCCACTAAAAAAACCCACGGCGTTATCGCTGACGCCGGGTGAATGGAGGGTATTGAAGGAACTGCGAAAGGGTCTGGATATGCGTTACATCGCCGAAACAGAGCAGCTTTCTTACCGTCGTGTCAGCGCGTTAAAAAGCTCAGCGATAAGAAAACTCGGGCTCAGGAACAAGACAGATTTGCTGGTCTTTTTAACCAGTTAG
- a CDS encoding winged helix-turn-helix domain-containing protein, producing the protein MHKHYIINGLVEFHPAASTLRDLNNPDRVVVLNSPAGRCLLLLIERVGSIVTQQECMDIVWQRRGMLVSPNTYYQNISILRKGLKKVGFETDPIVTIPRIGLTLASDTQITVKETQPQAEEEERAAPDVCEETVAPTAPTRRFWLPGALVLLLMLAGVSVISHNLLHDSYFVDGYRFAMKMGECQLYFSRDIETQRDRDKALAYAAPFKDQCANYPWVYVSGYILLPRASVIRCDRPMTEPNRCMSDYFIEDR; encoded by the coding sequence ATGCATAAGCATTACATTATTAATGGCCTGGTAGAGTTTCATCCAGCGGCCAGCACATTACGCGATCTCAACAATCCTGACCGGGTGGTGGTATTAAATTCCCCGGCGGGGCGCTGTTTGTTGTTATTAATAGAAAGAGTCGGAAGTATTGTGACTCAACAGGAGTGCATGGATATTGTCTGGCAGCGCCGGGGGATGCTGGTTTCGCCTAATACCTACTACCAGAATATTTCTATTCTGCGTAAGGGGCTGAAGAAAGTGGGGTTTGAAACCGATCCGATTGTCACTATCCCGCGTATTGGACTGACGCTCGCAAGCGATACGCAAATCACCGTTAAAGAGACGCAGCCGCAGGCTGAAGAGGAAGAACGTGCTGCTCCGGATGTCTGCGAAGAGACTGTCGCCCCGACGGCCCCGACACGCCGCTTCTGGCTGCCGGGCGCGCTGGTGCTATTGCTGATGCTGGCTGGCGTGAGCGTTATCAGCCATAACCTGCTGCATGACAGCTATTTCGTCGACGGGTACCGCTTCGCGATGAAGATGGGCGAATGTCAGCTCTATTTTTCTCGCGATATTGAAACGCAGCGCGATCGGGATAAAGCCCTGGCCTATGCCGCCCCGTTTAAGGACCAGTGCGCGAACTATCCCTGGGTGTACGTCAGCGGATATATCCTGCTGCCTCGCGCATCGGTCATACGCTGTGACAGGCCAATGACGGAACCCAACCGCTGTATGTCCGATTATTTTATAGAGGATCGCTAG